CCACCAATATCCTCTTCTCTCAAACCGGAACAATTTGCAAATGGAATGACGATAAAAAGGCTGCCGTTGTTTTGACTTTTGACGACTGGTCGCCCGGACAATACTCCATCGCAGTCCCGGAATTAAAGAAAAGAAATATCAATGGCACTTTTTTCATCATTTTATCCTCAGTTGAACCCTGGAACCATCCCTGGTCTGAGGTGATCAAAACCGCAGACTATGGAAACGAAATTGGCAATCATACCCAAACGCACCCGGATCTTTCAAAAATTTCTGCAGCCCGGTTAGATAGTGAAATCCGCAGCATGAAAGATACCCTTGACAAACATGTAACTTCGCAAAAAGTTGTGTCGCTTGCCTATCCGTTGGGTGCATACAATGATCAGGTCCTTAAGGAAGTAAAAGAATCTGGCCATATTGTTGCCCGTAGTGTTTTTTCGGTTTCGCAAAATTATACCTACAATTTTGCGCCCAAAGAAAATGATTACTTCCATATCCTCACGTATCAAATGGACAGCAGCAGATCCACTTCCGACTTTTTTCAGCAGATAAAAAACATCATGAATGGAGGAGGTCTTTTAACATACTTGTATCACAGCCTGGATAATGCCCAGGGCACTTATAACGACAACTGGTTTGCCAAAGTTTTGCAGGATTC
The nucleotide sequence above comes from Bacteroidota bacterium. Encoded proteins:
- a CDS encoding polysaccharide deacetylase family protein, with protein sequence MKKLYILITLILLFTTNILFSQTGTICKWNDDKKAAVVLTFDDWSPGQYSIAVPELKKRNINGTFFIILSSVEPWNHPWSEVIKTADYGNEIGNHTQTHPDLSKISAARLDSEIRSMKDTLDKHVTSQKVVSLAYPLGAYNDQVLKEVKESGHIVARSVFSVSQNYTYNFAPKENDYFHILTYQMDSSRSTSDFFQQIKNIMNGGGLLTYLYHSLDNAQGTYNDNWFAKVLQDSLQKQLDTLVSVRNKVWITTLGQAIKYHREATCAKITEEMPYNGQQWVVNLTDTLSNNGLYNQPLSIKLKTNGVKYLEIAQNNQPLKIDSVFNDTLLFHAVPNAGQIILKNTKKATITNLIPKEKIRIYPVPATNFITIDANFSLYNAKIIISDLVGRKIKSTKNREYSNQLTIDTSHLKRGEYVLNISLNDEYYAQKILVN